DNA sequence from the Centroberyx gerrardi isolate f3 chromosome 2, fCenGer3.hap1.cur.20231027, whole genome shotgun sequence genome:
AACAGCCATCAATTCCCTCTGTGATCTTGTGGGATAAAAATAGAGGAAGTATGGAGGCAATTTTGTTttaatgctttgttttttttatgttatctTGATAAGCATGAGATGAGGGTTATAAAAACAGGTGattcagaaacaaaacaaaaaacaaaacccctGAATAAATAAGGGACTGTGGGAGATATATGACACCTGAATAATCATTCATGTGTTGtgtaatgaaagaaaaaaaggctcCAGCGGGGCTCATGGTGACACGATGTCGCAGAGGAAAACAATGGCTCGTTCAAGTGGACTACTTTTATAGCAGGGAACAGCCCTAAGGTAAACTTGGCAGTGGCATGCAAATTTTGTGGATGCCCTTTTTAGACAGAACAAGCAAATTCACAATGACACAATtgcctggcagcagcagcaactgtGCTATTTTGTAAACAGAAGAGCCCTCAAGTAAATCTTCACTACATTATATTTCTTCTATCCCAAGTTCACATTACAATGATTATGATAAGATATGGAACAAGCACATCATCCAAATCATTTGGATGATGTGCTTGTTCCATATCTTATCATAATCATGATCCAAATGGTGCTGGGAACGATCCAGATCCCCATCAAACCAgccacagaaaacaaatgaagattcacctctgctgtgtcttttatttcttacaagaCCTTTATGAAACGTCTTGATAAAGGTCTTGTACCAAAACATCGACAGGCGATATAGAAGTgaattttgtgtgtgagaatcatcatttgttttctaAATGTGGAATACTCTTTGGCACATTATGTCCCTCTGTTATTGGCATTGGATGAGTGAGAGCATATTAAAAGTGACATATGGTAGTGATAAATATGGTACAATAAAGAATAGGCAAATTAAGTAATTATAGGAATAGGAACTTTTTTCCATATGATATGATTCCATACAAATGATCATATGCAATATATGGACAATACATAGATTCGTATGTAATACATCATAGACAGTTTAGTATCTAATTATCATCCCATAGATTATAACACAATGAAATGTATCTGACAGCAAGTAACATTGCTTTCTCCTCAAAAAACACAGGGAGTTTTAATGGATTTGGGAGGGAATAGAAGTTAGgaattgcagttttttttttcattcctttagTACGTTTTGAATGTTCAGATAATATGCCAATTCATTTTTTCAATGAAGTAACGttgcaaaaacaaatgaaaaacacaagaccaattatgtagcctacatatctcgtaataaataaatgaattaagtATAAGCTATAGGCTACACTAAATCCAGAAAAATCAGGATTGTTATCACTAAGAGTTTTGATTCTCTGCTATTTCTAATCATTAGCCTAATTTTTCCGTTTCTATTTTCCACTGACATCCAAATTACGTCTATGACTGTGAAGGTTTAACATATTTAACAGCCTCCTGACTGAAtacagctgtaaggaaacatgGGCTGGCTGGCTGAAACCTCAAGGAGGTTTTAAACAATCCCACAAATCCCACAGTGCACCACGCTAATCCACCGGAAGCACTTCGTCGAGCCAGTGGCATTGTGGGTAGGCGGAAAAAGGCTCAAAAAGAGACGCGAAAGCGACGGGCGCACGTTGCAGTTGTTCAGGAGTCcgcagaaaacaacaaagaaattacTTTTCAAGACAGAATTAAGGTAAGAGTTACAGCAGATTTTGCGGAAAAATCATTATCATTTAGCTTATCTAACAGTGGTGACTGTCTATGTTGTTCTTCAAGCCTCATTCATTCAGTCGCCACCTGGCTCCGTCTATTTGCTGAACGCAGATTCCTGACTTGAATACTGAACATAACGTTAAATATTCATATAACATAACGATACATTAACATTGTGAATTTGGTTTTTGTACCGCACCATTTTAATTATGAAAATGTGCCGAAAGTGTGCGTTGAGCTCTTCACTCGTGCATTTCAAATCCATAGAAGATCAGTTAGCTAatttagctaacattagcaagcAAGTTGCCCTTACCTTTCAATGAAATTGTCTGTAAACTTGAAATTCCTTGTTGCAACCCTGCATCCTACTAAGTAGTCGGAGTTGGATTACTGTGTTTGGTATTGTAGACGGCCTATTGTTTAGTAATTTACAccagaaaatgtgtttgtatgtgagcTGTGGGCGGTGTGCAGTGGTGGAACTAATACTACAATGTCCTACTCAACTAGAAGTATTGTtgctttactgatattttactcaagtagaagtaaaagaaCTGGTGttaaaatctacttaagtaaaaagtaacacatttaaaatgtactcaagaGTAAAGGTTAATTACTTTTTAGGAAAGAGAGCGTTGTTGCAtttgatcttttccatgcaatgcTAAAATGACGAGAGGACGAAGTTCAAACCAGATTCTGGAAATGGAAATTACAAACtgaagtgcacaaacaaagaaaagccACATTACTCTGTCCTCTTTGCTGACTAACCTTCACTGTGAATGGCATCTCTACTGTGTAATGGATGTGGTTTAAAATGTAGTTGCGCACAAtactcaaaatacaaaaaagctacccaattacagtaacgtgagtaaatgtcaTTAGTGGTGGGTCAGATCGGACTCATGCAGCAGCCTGTGTTAACAAAAGCAATGCGGTAATGGTCAACGTGTCTTGTGTTTTCAGCAGGACTAACTGGAAAAATGTCCATCGGCGTCCCCATCAAGGTCCTGCATGAGGCAGAAGGACACATCGTGACCTGTGAGACCAACACTGGAGAGGTGTACAGGGGCAAACTCATTGAGGCCGAGGACAACATGAACTGCCAAGTGCGTTGTTTGCATTGAGTTCAGTGTCAAATGTAGTGTTTCCTCCCAAACAGCGTCAGATATGGAACAAACTAGAATTATCCCCCCCAAGCATCACAGTGCATGCAATTACAGAAGAAATACTGAAATTGGTTTGTTTGCGGTAGATTGCCACCAGGCTCGACTACCTGTGTAGATTTTAATGAGCCCAGGTCCCGGGATGAAATATTTTTTACGCAGTTTGTGTCTTGGGCTGTTGAGTTTTGAAGAACCTGGTGCGTTCATGTGGTGGTGaagaaaagacaggaaaaatttTGTGTGGCAACCCAAACTGAAAaaacaccaatataaacaagaggtttatatatgaatatattatcATGTAACTGTTCTGAGGCTGATAGTGTTGTATTGTACAGTGGTCTTTCCTCCATATCTATATTAGAATGGTTTGCAATGTCTTAAAGAGTTTGGCAGACTCTTTCAAAAATGGGTGTAAACTAATTTTTGGGTGGTTTTACCCTCAGCTATATTCAAGATTATATGTTAGAAATTTTAGGCTGCTAAGAATAGTCTGCAGTTATCCCAGTGATTAGTTTACATGCAAATACACTCGGGTCCAACTGAAAGTGGAGTGAGTGCCATCCATCTACCATGACACTAAAAAGATTGCTTTCCAACTTGGTGGTAAAATGTTTCCCAGCCATAATGAGGCGTTTTTTCCCTCCCCGCAGATGTCCAACATCACAGTGACTTATCGTGATGGCCGGGTGGCACAGCTGGAGCAGGTCTACATCCGCGGCAGCAAGATCCGCTTCCTGATCCTACCGGACATGTTAAAGAATGCTCCTATGTTAAAGAGCATGAAGAACAAGAACCAGGGATCCGGAGCGGGAAGGGGCAAGGCCGCCATTCTCAAAGCGCAGGGTGAGTGTAGAGCTCAAGAGAGTTATCTGTATAAGtccttttcacacatgcagcttcaGATAGAAGACTCTTTGAAAGTTTCTGTGTcagggtttgtgtgtgaatgggtgccGAGTCGATATTCCGGGGACGTTGATCTGGCAATTTCAACCCTCAAGATCGAGTGAAATTTGTGTGAATCTTCCTTTTGTGAAGCTAGTGTGAACACAAGCCATAAGAGTCTCAGGTCAAGCGCTCTCACAAGAGACTCTGGGGCGGCGTGTTTCACTCTGCAACTTGCTCACAGCAGCATTTGTTCGGAGCTAGAGAGTTAAAAGTTTGAGATCGGGTGACGTGGGTGAAGGTTTTGTTTAGAAAAAAGTCAGGAAATTGGACAGACTCCAAGACAAGGAAGCTACTATCCATCTGAGTGGAGGACGAGATGAATATCCAcattagtaatagtaggagAAACACAGGAGCTCATCATCCGCCATTGTTCTAATACGATAACAAGTGATGTCTTCGGTCACGTACCTTGAACACAACATCTGGCATTTCCTGACTTGCATAGTCAGGTTTTTTTATTGCCATACTAAGGCTGCAAAAAGTCCTAAGAAAAGTGCTTATCAAAGATGTCACTTTAACCCCAGAGGCACCCTGATTATTTTCATTCTACATTAATCTATAggttatttttttcaattaatcatttagtctataaaatgtcaaaaatgacaaatgcccatcacaagttatcagagcccaaagtgattcttgaAATTgtttagtctgaccagcagccaaaaaacaccAAGAtgttcattttataatgatatgaaacggagaaaagcagcaaatcttggCATCTGTGAacctgtaaccagcaaatgtttgctATTttcacttgataaatgactaaaaggATTAGTctattatcaaaattataattgattaattttctgtcgatcaactaatcgattaattaactaattgtttcagcactaCTTTGGATTTGCACCCAGTAACTCTGAGCATGAGTGGGCTTTGAAATATCTATACAGAAGGTTTCACATTTCAAGGGTGAATTTTGTCCCTGTGAATTTTAGTTATGTTGTGATGTGGGGTTGCAGAATAGAAACGGATATCTAGGCCTGTGGATGGCAGATGGATTTTAAATGGACATTTCCACTTAAGGACACCCAAAACAGGATTCATAAGCTCAGCATGAAAAACATGGTGACAAAAGTGACAAATCCCTAATTTGGGTtatgcatttttcacatttagctgatgctcttatcctgGGTGAGCAGATCGGGTGTCAGTGTCTTTCTCAGGGAGAGGGACCTGCCTGTGACCTCTCCGTTATGGGATGGCCACCCTGCCCACCACCTGTTTGAAAACGTGTCAAACTGatctttctaaaatgtattgttttttctctcttgtttttctgtacAGTGGCTGCGAGGGGCCGGGGCCGTGGAGGAATGGGAAGAGGCAACATTTTCCAGAAGAGACGATAATTGCTGCAATTGTCTTAAGATTGTTGCATTGTacagtctttttttatttttattttttcttccttgGATTGGATATGTTGGTTTTTGTTTGTCGTTGCAGGTTACTGCTttgattgaattttttttttaatgaaaataaacatgttTATTTCACTTTTAATGTTCCCTCTCAcctgtttttattgatttttttttttttttaaatcaactttTATATTACTGACTGTCCAAACTTTAACATGCATTTTACCTCTCAAAAGTCCTGATTTACTCAAATTCCAAATTGCCAATCCTCATTTCATCACCACAGTCCTGCTACAGTATCCTAACAGCCCATCCACGTCTGATTGAAACATCACAGACTCATTTTCTTGCATGTATTAACAGTAAATCCAATTTACTATTGTAAGGCTATAGTTTTCAGTGAGGTTGGCTAGATAGACCAGTTGCAGCTTGCATGTAAAAGGTGAATggctttctttgttttattagttTACAAGGAAGCATGAATGTTCAAATTTAGCCagtgttttgtcaaaattgtcCCAAATCCTTTCTTGCCTTACAATCAAGTATGCTAGAGGTTTCAAGGGAACACAAATTTGCCAGTCAAGGTAACACTCAACATAAGGGAAACGCTGTTAATTCACCAATGCATCTAGAATTAAAAAAACCATactattcctataggggcttataGTTTATTGAATACCATAGGCGTTCCATTAGCACTAAATCAATACCATTGgcatgtttttgttcttttatttccTATAGTCTGTATATTATTACGAAACTTAAAAAGTTTTAGTCTATTTTCAAAGCATACAATGTGCTATAGTGTATATAGTAATGTGCTATAGTGTTTCGTTAGAGAAAATAAGAGACAAAATATTAGTACTCCACATGTCTTTGACAAAGCTTGAGTTTCATCTGATAAACCTGTTTTATGCTGAATGCAACTCTCTGTTGCACCACAGGGGGGAGACAGAgcttaaaaatgttttgtatcaCTGAAAGTCCCGATTAAGAACCAACTATTTATTTGTGGTCGTACGATAAATACAAAAGGATAAACAGATAGCCTACTCCTCCGCGGATAGTTAGTTTTAAGAGGCCTGTCACTGAAGTCGTGTTGAGTTACTTAGTGGTAATTTCCTAACACTTCCTCCATGTGAGGCACGGGGTCTGCCTGCCCATCTGGATTGGTCCATCactacatctatctatctgctaGATGCTctcagacagccagacagctagctaactaccTACCGTACAAACGCTACATCACAGCTAAGAAGGAGCGGAGACTTCACAATTCTGACTTGCAGGCCTATATGATAAGGTAAGATTTTTTTAAACGGTAGATATTAGCTTTAGTCTTCTCTAGGTTTGTCAACGCGCGACTTTTTGACATTTCTCAGCCGCACTGGCATCCTTGTCTCCCGTCCAACAACATCTGTCTGCTGACAGATGAGGCGCCTGCTAGCCGAGTTGGCTCGCTTTGAGCTAGCGGTTATGCTAGCTTGTTTCGAGTGAAACGACGGTAACGCTCATTTCCCCCTGATCAATTTGTGATAACAGAGACGCTGAATTATTTTTCAAGTATTCAGCTAATGCAACGATGCACATATGTGGATGTATTGCTTGCAAAGCTAAATCTTTTATCGTGCCATGTCAGCTGCAGATACTAGAAAAGTATTAACTAGGTTAACGCGTAGATATACTTTTGTATTACTGAAGTTGTGTTAACGTGAGCTAACGTTAGATAATATCGGGTCCCCTCGATCTAATGGTTCaattgtgtgtgaatgtctgcTTTTACATTAACTTATTAGCATATGTGCAAACTCATGCTGCTGTGGCTTGTCATATATTTGTTTTCAACGTTAATGCATCATTTAAGGAGCCAAAGTTGCATTACTGTTATTTGCAAAAGATAGCATGCAGTATTGGCCTAGCTATTACTCTCAGAAACGGTAAATCATATCATCTGTCTTGTTCTCCTCTCAACATCCCGAAGCCTCTTAAAGTGTATTTACACCACTGTTGAGATTCAGAGATAAATGTATTACAGTTGCTGAAAAACCACGGACTTGCATGACAGATTCAGATGTATCCCTCAGTGTAAGGATGTATGTTAAACGGTATGATATAATATCAGAGACTAGTAATATTAGAAGTGCACCACCATCTTTTTCTATTGTTGGTGACCAAATAGCCTGCAAGTACGTAATATTGAGTAAGTCTATTTGTTAGCAATGAATACCTTTCCAAATAGACTGTTGACAACTTTGGCTAAAAATGCTTATTCTGTagatgcacatttttctgtagaAAATTGCTAGGGAAAAGACAGAACATACTATTATACCATACTATAGCAGTTACATGTTAGAGGCTTGGAAAATGTCAATCTTATGATTTAACAtctttcaaattaattttgcaatgcaattatttcagttttagcAAGGTGCTTGTGTGGTGGATGGTACAGTATTTGTTGATACTGGTGAACCACTCAAAGAGTCAGACTGGCTGACCATGCTATATCTTGTGATAAATTACTGAAGCTGCACCTAAATATTTCTGAGCTCCAGTCATATTTAGCTCTGCTTGTGTCCCATCAGTACAGTGAAGTTGGAGGAGGACGCTCATCTTTCCATTATCTGCTTATCTCCTGCAGGCTCTGCAGATCACTGACAGCGTTGTGTTGATCTTTTAATGAGGCTGAGGATACTGCTCTGCTCCAGATGGCCCTGCGTTGTACTTGTAGGTCTGTAGGCCTGTGTCgatgttgttattattgctgtCCTTGGCTTGGACCCCCCACATGTCCTGATAAgtcccctcccccttccctcctgccCAGATAGTGGAGGTCGGGTCATGTGACTTCTGTTATGATAAGAGGCACAGTACAGCATCTGGAGCGAGGCAGCATCTGTTTGTGTTCCAGGGGGCTCAAATCCAACTGCTTGTTCTTCAGCAAGCCGCTGTGATCACCAGGGATCAGGGAAGTTTAGGGCTTTAGCTTACAGTTATCCATGATATATCTTTGTCTAGGAGCTGGGATGTTGATGGCTTGCCCCGCCTGCTAACGCTGTTTCACCGACGTCGGAAGCTTTTTGTCTGCTTGTCACAGTGGTTTCGCCTAGCTAGGAGGTCTTGCAAGGAGGGACTTGATCTCCCATTTCACCCAACTGTATTAGAGCTCAAAGCTTTCAGATAGTGTCAGCTTGTGTCCCGTCCCCTCTCATTAGGGGAGTGGCACAGCTAAAAGAGATCGATAAACATAACCTGTGATTACTCTGTGGAAAAGAGTTAGTAGCTCAGTTATGCCAAAGTATTTTTCTCAGCTCCAAGGTAAAGGACTCTGATGAGAACTAGGCTAACTGTGGCTAAAATCTTGCAGATTCAGAAATTTGGTCACTGAAAAATGATTGTTGACATCATAACACAGCTGAAACACAAAATTAACCACAATTTGGGTGTGGTTTGGTGCTAATTTCCAAATTCTGCTGCTTATCCTGCTGGATGGAGACTTACATCAGCAGCATTATTGTGCTCCAGCTTTGAGTAGTAAATGCATTGTAATGTAGGCTACGTCTTTTGACCCTCACCGACATAGTGTCTCTCATGTGAATGGAAACAGGTCTTGATATGTGCCTCAACATCTACTGTATCTAAGATCAAAGTAGGTCATGCTTAGTAAGTTGGCTCCCTTCTCTGGTTATAAAAAGCTCACTGTGGCTGGTGCATTGCGAGTTTCATCCAGGGTCAcgtctctccatttctctgtaCTCCACTGAGGCTGCATCCAGTTATCAGGGCAAGCCGTGATACTTTGTTGGGTTTGGATACTGTGTGTTACAACACAAATTGAATTTAGAGTttcgtttctttttttaaaggtggAGGAAATGGTAATGGTCtaatttaaagtgatgttgcACCTTGGTAGTACCTTgtgttgtgtagcttcctggacatgatataaccccaaaatcagtgattctctgttatctgttgatCAGGTAGAGGCGACtggagaattgcatttttttctctctccattcactgccattgtgtggcgaaacaggtctgaaaatcacactaaTAGCACATAAACAAgcgcgaacaaagcagattctgacaatatataaaaaactagtcatgctgctgaattgtgtttaagtgaatcactttcttcatgttattaaacctttcagtttgaacaagtgtgaCACCGAAATCTGGTCGGAGGAAATgtatgccgatggaacgaagaaaatagtaGGCTACGTCTagcaataattgtaaataggcgaaaaaaagtgagagactcgttTTTATTTggtagcctggttccagactcctgaatcgcgtcccgcccactcttcagatttggtcgagtgattcagagagtctggtgttgctcta
Encoded proteins:
- the snrpd3l gene encoding small nuclear ribonucleoprotein D3 polypeptide, like; the protein is MSIGVPIKVLHEAEGHIVTCETNTGEVYRGKLIEAEDNMNCQMSNITVTYRDGRVAQLEQVYIRGSKIRFLILPDMLKNAPMLKSMKNKNQGSGAGRGKAAILKAQVAARGRGRGGMGRGNIFQKRR